A stretch of DNA from Cryptomeria japonica chromosome 4, Sugi_1.0, whole genome shotgun sequence:
CGAGGCAAACACAGTCCATCATGTCCAAGacccacaacatgatataatcaaggaaatttaggacatgaaaaatatcatcaaaaaatgaagggactaacaaaagaaaaccttattcatttgaggaatttcGTCCTTGTCATTATGATCCTTGCTATCGGTTGCACCTTACCCActagggtttgagatgcctaagttcataAAGTACGAGGGTCAGGGGGACCTCCGAGACCATGTCcgtgagtttcacatcttatgccaagaagtctcctatagtgatttaTATCTCCGTAGACTCTTCtctaagagtctcatgggagacgctcttgcatggttctcatcccTGCCCaaaggttctatcacctcctttctagACTTAGTAGAAAAGTTCATGGCCCATGTTCTTACAACATTGtgaatgatgtttccatgatggacctttgcaACACAAAACATAGGCCTGgagaaactttcaccaacttcttgCAGAGGTGGCGAtaccttatcaagaaattccagtgggatgTGCCAGAggaacatcaaattgaattattctaGAAAAATTTGGTACCCGAACTATCAAAACCTTTGACAACTCAGTGTATAAAATCATTACAAAAGTTGACTAATAAAGTCTTAGCCCTTGTGcgtgtcttgttagaggatgaCACTCTAAAGCATTATCAGAAATCAAATCATAatacttcctcttatcataatgataaaccaaaattttggtctaagaacaagaacgtagtcaacgatggtgtcactgatgcaaagcaggtccaaattgtggccgctcctccaaaacccaccaccaacaatcaatccaacaatcacgaaaaacaatcaaaatcaatctcaaagaccccccaacaatgtctcaatctaggggtGACCACCCTGATCTAACAATCAGGCTCCAAGGGAGTATACCCCTCTTGttgagcccattgaggttgtgtttCAAAAGCTTGTCTAGGCTGGTACAGTTGTATTTTTGATAACCTGCTTGTTTGATCCTaaccaacccaaacctaggtggtataatgagaatgagtactaTGACTATCACCGTATCAAcgggcatgatacacgaaagtgtaacgtcataaattgtatgcacttgctaaagcagtacaatttcacacctagtttagcacccgccttggcgcattttgcattggcattgcatttcccctttagcacttaattaatcaaattaattaggtctaaggttctatttcatcatcttccacatcataaagttgggccctttcattaaagtgtgcccctttcatgttattcctccaatacatcatttaatcaaaaaccctaattaagtcctattttgaacttgggggcttgatttcgagggtcaaaacatctcaaaatcacttgtaacttcgagattctctctaaaatcatcatatccgatggccctgaaaatttggtgaaaagttgtcgggaccatggtgcccgaagtgcacacggtcccggacatttttcctgaaattttaggagcgcgatccaatcataaaataaagcttaactccaagaaattggtaggagattcaatctctaggtcggccaaaagttgaaattaagacctagggtttcatatataagagctctctttcttcatttgaaaggatccgaattttgttttcaagaaccttctacgcagcgaaagagcagatctttgaagacttcaacaacattcaacatctatccatcaagcattcatcaaattcattcatccatttagggctttgaagacattgaagagcaataagggatcaccgactgaagattggcttgtacacctcccttggggttgggtatggtttcatgttgttttcatgtctttgcataagcttcatcatatcatttgtattcatgctttagatcactttgcatcttgatttggagcacttacattatcatgtacaagcaattagggtttactttctaggttgctctagtttgcttacttgcattttaggatcttgcacacacacaagatctgcacacactacttttacaatacaacttggctattcatggaggtggaaatcaccaaagcgggggtttgactaaggcaaaaccctatatagccgcccaccatacctttttagatataagtgcaggtttcgggattcggacgacgccgcaagttgtagatccgatggaagcagacggagactgaataacacaccaaattccagagcaaaagaccaggacaggggcgtggggcgccctggtcctgccaggataggggtgctgggcgccctggtccttctgtcagacagcaagtttcagcatttttccgacagcttttcaggttgcaaaacaacagtttcaggagcagaatcaggacagtggtgcccgcgccctcgtcccgaacattttcactcagattttaactccgggtacacatctgcattcttatcttgtccttgtgtttacagttttccattgtttaatctcaattttgcaatcttgttactagttcatacttacactttagggttaatagttgaacttgcatcattctatctatcatttgcaacaaaggaatagaaatcctaataggtagctcgtggctctctcttccacaaaaagaagtagccaattgtgtgatacctttaggctcttttgtattccacaagtgtgtgattgaaagtgagattagggcatgtttgcttagtgtcactttttcccccacacagaaagTGTACGAAAATGAAGAACtatattcaagatctcattgataagggtgatattgaggtagcaacaacaaaacttggtaacaataacaataaaatcaagatgtaccaggaacccttcctgaaGCATGACAAAGACAAGGCCTCATCATATAATGTTATGAACTAtgattacatatatacatataatatacatgCAATATTTATTGATTTGCATATTCTCTTAATCCACCCACCTTACAAAAGCCCATACAAAAGAATTTTATATACATACGCACAGGCGCGCGTGTGTGTATGTGCACACATTTAcatatacacacatgcatgcatgcacccacacacacacacattcttcaatgatttctaaataaaataataataacatctaaaatatttcatataatatcattgtagatttaaatgatgaaaaataatatatAGTGCATACGTACAACAAAATTATTTGTACATAGAATGATGACTTGTAAAATGTTTGAAATAATTAGAAATATGAATTGCACAACTAATAAATTTTTCATATTTATGATTTCAAATATGTATACATTCTAATCCTCATACCTAGACAAATGCATGCAATATGGATATATATAGATCTAAAGTTGCAAAACATGAAATatacgtgcacacacacacatttattaaTATTTAAGCAAAGAAAAACATATCAAATAAACATTTAAAATAATTGGACACTTGCAAATATTTCACATCTGCAACTACATATAAGCAATTATTTCTTACATTCAAGCCATCATAATCAAACAAAATATATATTGAAAATGATGACATATATATGTTAAAATAGTTGGAAACATGGATGGAGACTAAAAGTGTTGATAATTTTTCTTACCAACAACTTGGAATAGATGGAGATATTATACATCTAAGTTATATAAGACTAAATATGTGTAAATATTGTAATAATTTAAATTTTCTTATGTAAACAAGTGTATATATTGTAGATACAAAAATATATACATCTGTACGCAATAGAATGTGCAATATGCCATTTTACTTATTCAATTTTGGCATATAAAATATATAACAAATTCCTACCCTAAACAACCTAAATCTCTTTTCATCTTGTACATTCAAACCCTTAAACCTACAAAAGAGAAAGTAGAAACAAAGAGAATATACCCACAAAACCATGTAGCTATTATCGACTTACAAAAATGCTTAATTGGAGTTTGTAAAGAATGTTAGCCTCTTACAAGGGAGGTGCAATTATGGTTGTATTATTTTTCACACTTGTTGAACATGTGTTTTCAACCCCTACACCTATTAGAATTATCCTTCTTACATTCTTATGTCCCTACCTACCACCAATACATTGACATTAGACACAATAGTGGGTGCATGCAAATGATTAGGGTTTCTCCCAATGTGGTAGCTATATTATTTAACCCTAGCACTTGGAATACCAAGCCTAAAGATTTTCCCTAACCCTAGCCATTTTTAATCCCGATCCTAGTGGCTAAGCGACAATTCATACTTGAAGTTTATAAATCGAGGAGAGATGTGAGAGATAGTTAGCTACATAAAATTAAGGATTTCAATAGTCATCTTTTGATGGGTTTAACAAACATCTATTGACTACCTTCCAtatggtttttgattgattttcaaaAGCACCACTTAATGACACATGTCAACAAAACTTGCAATTGCATGTTTATATTTGATGACATAGATCCCAAACATAGGTTTAACTAATTAAGTCCCTAACCAAAGTGAGGTGAAAGATTGGTGTTGTCCTTGCATCATAATTGTGATGGTTTCCTTTTATTTCTAGTGGACTAATAACTTGACTTCTATTTCTTTTGTAGGATTCAAAAACttgctttttttgtatttttttttattcctCACTTTGTTGGTTTGACTTTGGGAGGAGATCCAATACCACCCGTATTTTTGTAGGAtagttttattataatattttcatCAAATAATTTGGAAGTTGTTCAACTTAACATGTACGAATTTAAGTAGTATGAAGTTAGCCCACTCTTTAGATAGGCTCACACATTTTTCAAAAAAGAAGAGATTAACAACTTCTAACTCTTTCCACTTAATaagtttttttttctctttaaattTGATATCTAAAACTCAAGATGTAACTACTTcaactattttttttaataaaacgtatttaaaaaaatatagatgGTTTACTAATCTTATAACCCAAATAATCATGAAAGAAAAGACTTCTTTTAATCATACTAGTATTCTAGCTTAATGTTTGAAAGTGTAGGTATGATTGTCAATAAGATTTAGCATGATGAGTATAACCTACTTTTGTCTTTCATAGTAGTTTGACTTAATTTATGAACAAACACTTGCACCTTAATGAGGTGCAATGGCTATGCTGATAGTCAAATATAGTCAAAGTAATTTATTTAGAGTGCTGAGAGATCATACAAATTTGTAATGTGAAGATGCAGTATTTCATGTGATCACATTTCTTTAAAgctttctttgaaataattcaCTTTCCTTATCaatgcttccatattttgcatacatgtctaccaagccaATTGCAACTAAACCATCACTAAGTATGCCAATGATGTTTGCACCATTATTCAATTTCATCATAATTTGACTTGAAATAACAAATATTAGATtttatatttcttttgtttttaatatttaaataggttttatcttttatttatttcttggtTTTTAAGGTTATTAGATTTAAGAATTTATTAACTTTAAGGTTTAGATTTCTAATATTAGTGTTAGTTTAGATAAATAACGtacataaatattttaaatattaatatttttacttttaatgtcgatatttaaaaaaaatcttttcttaatttttaatggtgagtaatataattttatatttaaaaatatgataatttttttaaaaaatattatttttgttcATATTATTTATGAATCAAGTCTAGAAAAATTCATTTAGAATTTTGATATTGGATAATAACTTCCAATGTAACCTTAAATCAATACTATACCTAAAATTTTCATCTATAATTGTAATCTTTAtcaaacaagtgccacgtagtggctagtacttgccatTTAGATTTGCCGTTTAGATTTGTAATAGTATGCTTTTTTGCAAACAATTAACACATACAATAGATTAATAATTTTTGAAcactaatcttaacccttaccctaacctaaCTCTAATTGAATTTCTCTCTCTAATTTCAATTATAACTCTAATCTAAATTGAATTGTATTCCTAATCTCtttgaatcctaaccataatttaaccaacttcaaatcaaaatttttACCTATAAGGTTAATTGATCCTTAACTCTAACTCTAATTTAACTTTATACCTAACCCTTATCCTAATtaaatccttaccctaaccatgtttgaattataaccataatttaatccaaactcaaaaatttctttttaaacttcaattaaacactaattgaatcatagtcctaaccctaattgaaccctactcctaattaaactctaacactAAGCTATAAATATAATTAAACTCTAACACTAATAGAAATTGAATATGTTTTTTCcaaacaattagcaaatagaagagattaataatttaTATGGTATTAATTATAATGAATGAATAGGTCATCTCAATCAAATTAGTACAtataaatgtaataaataaatgagaggaaaagaaaggaaagtgagaaatttttttaatattacattgtattaatatttattatattaaaatttatattactactttataatttttatgattatattaataatattttaatctTGTTATGTTATTAAAATTTAATAGTATTAAATTGAGTGAGCATAATGCTAACCTAGCCAACCAAGAGCAATTTATAAATTACTTGAAAAGATTTGTTACCTTGTAATGGTAACTATCAAGATTTCAcaactaattaatttattaaattttatattattcaACAAATTTTTAGCGTACCTAAAAAATTTCATGAAACTTAAAAATTATGCATCTTAactatttaaaatttttaaaaagaaatcgaaagaaaaaattcatagatataacTGGTAGGAGAGCAATTGAATAATAACAAGTTAATGAAAATTATGTGCAAccaattgcaatagtactagcctaacgacaaATACTAATAATGTGAACCCTAACTCTCACCTAACTTTATGTAATACCCCAAAATTTCCTCCCAAAATATAACCTTTTTCCATTTTCTTTTAAAAATCTAACATATATGAAAAGTATTTATAGATTTTGTAATTTTGAATtacaaattaatatatattttatatttaaacatctaatttaagttttatttattttagaaaaattATAATCATCCCTATAATCTACTATATAAAAGCagatatatatacaaacatgtaaGATGAGTACATATATTCATCCAGATTTAAAAACACCTTAGTTTAAAAAATACAAACCTCAATTATAGCCAATTGTAGCTTTAACAGACCTAAGGAAGGATCCTACTATATCTTTGGAAGCTAAGAATGCTTATCTTGGCAATGGATTTCTACACATGTTGAAGGGAGTTGCCTTCTGAGATGGGGTGGAGGGATGGAACATAAAACAGGGCAGGGACACCTAGAAGTGCCCCTGAAACCctataaattatacataaaattaGAAAATAGCATGAAAAATAGGTATGGGGGACCTAGGAGTGGAACACCTTTTATCTGAAATTATAACTCTATAGTCTTGAATATGATTGGCATACCATACTGAGGCTGCAGAGTAAGCGCAGCAATAGGTGCATGTTTGTAAACAGGGGACAGAGTGAATGAGAACCTCTGTAAAATCATGCAGAGAAGAGTCTTTGCCTCCAACATGGCGAAGTTTTGGCCAAAGCATGCCCTTGGGCCTACGGAAAATGGAATGAAAGCATTTGGGTGAATAGATGCCTTTGAAGCACCTTCTGCAAATCTCTCTGGTTTGAACATGTTGGCATCTGGACCCCAGAACTTCTCACTGTGTTGCACTGCTAATATGGGCAATGTGATTGCTGCTCCTTTAGGAAGTACAATAGGACCTAGCTTCATTTCTCTGTATACTTTTCTCAGTATTATTGTAGCAGGTGGGTACAATCTTAGAGTTTCATTTATGACCATAGTcatctgcaaaaaaatgtaaaaCATTCAGGAGCATTAAACCTTCATTTACCAATAATAGCATTACTTAATTTGCAATCAAATATTTGTTATTGTCCAGTCAATTCATAAGACTGATGAATAATGAACAATGAATCAATAATGTTCTAGCTATTGATTTTTATGTTCAATGTTCGGATCAAATTTTATATTCATCAGCAAATGAAAACATGAGAAGAAAGAAATGAGAGTTTAGCAGACCCAGGTGCCTAAATAAATGGAAGAAGTTGGGACCCAGGCTAATTGACATAAAAACCAATCCACTACTATATCTACAGTTAGTTAATCAAATCCTAAAAAATAATAGTTAAAACAGTATGAACTgtaaattttttatgtttataaatgAATCAGTAATAAAAAAAAAAGTGCAAGCTTGCAGGTAATAACGAAGAAAAAAACAACTACTGGAATAAGGGTAGACCAAAGATCCTAGCTCCTTCATTACCTTAGTATTTTAGGGAAATTCTAGAGTCTTACAATATAAAATAAGAACATGTTCACTTACATATTACTATTAGACTTATCCTTCCCTATATTCAACCTGCATAAATTTGTATCCTAGGAACAACAAATCCCTCTAAGATGAATGCTGCAAGAGAAAGGTTCCCAATGAAGGCTTTAAGAGTAGCTCCCAACCAGTTACTGAGACAATCCACTACTAGAAACATAAGCAGGGAGAAATGCAACCGCTAGAAATGATGACTAACAATGATGCAACCAGAGTCAGACACACCGAATATAGATGCACTTCTGATATGAACTATAACAGTCCATGATGATTAACCCCAAACCAATTGTTGGATTATTACAAGATTTCATGATTGATGCAAAATTGAGCCATCCTCTTTAACATTTCTGTAATCCACTCCATAGGTTacataaacattgattttgacatcTAAAATTCAAACGGGCTGTGCTTATGTGGAGAGTTAATCTGGGTGAACCAAGTAGCCTGACTAATTGCAATCAGTATGAAAACTAAGAAGCAATAGACAGTGTTGATCTCTAAAGCTTTCGCTTAACGAGTAGACAGGAGTCTCACATATTAAACAACTTTCAGAATTTTAAAAGTCGGTTTTTCTATAAAAAGATGAAAAGGAATGAATAGATTAAACCTATTCTAAGGTGATGTGCCAGAATTAAAACAAGGTTCACCATTTACCTAAAACAATTTCTCCTATGAAGTTGTACTGAGAAATCAGTAAATAAAATTCAAGAGTTGTGGACTATCTTAGAACACATACCGATTTTAACCTGCTAAGCATGTCTGCATCTGGGATATCTGTGCCACAGACACTGATGACTTCATTTCGTAACTTTTCCTGCCATTCTGGATTTATGGCCAGCAAGAATAATGCCCAGTTTAATAGATTGGAAGTAGTTTCATGGCCTGCAAAGAAAACTGTCTTACATTCGTTCATGATTTCATCAATAGTCATGCTCAAGTTCTTTTGGTTGCCATTCAATTCCCCTCTGTTGGCAGTCATCATTACTCCAAGTAGGTCATTTCCATAGCCAAGATCAGTTGCTCCTTCTGGGGTGGCCTGTAACCTGCTCTGAATTATAGTCTTCAGGATTTCCTTCACCCTCCTATCAACCTTCCATGCATATCTGTTCTTACTTGTAGGAATATATCTGCACCGAAAAAAACAATCAACGCCTACACGCCTTACCCATAGGTTGATATAAAAAAGGAAGTTTATATGTAGCCCTAGGGCAAGCAGACTAAGCTGATGTTACATGCATAATATAAACTCTGAACATCATGTAAGTATACGTCGAAGGTGATGAACTTGAAACAATTTTGCATAAGCTTAAACAGTTAAAAATTGTTGAGAAATAGAGGTGTTGCAATTACTGGCTTCCTGGGATAAAGATACAACGTTCAGCCTCTGCAGCCATGCTTTGTAATTCTGTTTGCAATTCATATACTTTCTTGCCTTCATTAAAACTGCTAC
This window harbors:
- the LOC131046162 gene encoding cytochrome P450 709B1-like, whose product is MRISVMDSGVEALVAIVVVLFGGVVLKLFRDLIWRPFTFSNAYRKQGIKGSPYHVLVGSLPEYREFMRKAQAEPMKEISHDIVPRVMPHYHKWSQIHGETFFYWYGIHSRLYIAEPELIKEMLSDKFGYYYKATPRPLVLALLGKGLVFVHGLEWVTHKRIMTPAFNVDKLKAMVKRMAACTSSMLERWQEMVTQEDFHAKEIEVHGEVRALTADIISHTVFGSSFNEGKKVYELQTELQSMAAEAERCIFIPGSQYIPTSKNRYAWKVDRRVKEILKTIIQSRLQATPEGATDLGYGNDLLGVMMTANRGELNGNQKNLSMTIDEIMNECKTVFFAGHETTSNLLNWALFLLAINPEWQEKLRNEVISVCGTDIPDADMLSRLKSMTMVINETLRLYPPATIILRKVYREMKLGPIVLPKGAAITLPILAVQHSEKFWGPDANMFKPERFAEGASKASIHPNAFIPFSVGPRACFGQNFAMLEAKTLLCMILQRFSFTLSPVYKHAPIAALTLQPQYGMPIIFKTIEL